A portion of the Paucilactobacillus hokkaidonensis JCM 18461 genome contains these proteins:
- the purN gene encoding phosphoribosylglycinamide formyltransferase, translated as MIKIAVFASGTGTNFVALAQHIKHHRLPIQITHLICDQPQATVITRAREFKVPVWVHQLKEFKDKTEYEQTILQCLQEDQVQLIVLAGYMRIVTNTLLNAYPRAILNIHPALLPAFPGRHGIEDALLAGVKITGVTIHYVDAGVDSGPIIAQQPVKVLPHDDLASLANRIHQVEHQLYFDSLCQVLQDKKLLK; from the coding sequence ATGATTAAGATTGCTGTCTTTGCTTCTGGGACTGGAACCAATTTTGTGGCTTTGGCGCAACACATCAAACACCACCGCCTTCCAATTCAAATAACGCATCTGATTTGCGACCAGCCCCAAGCCACCGTGATAACAAGGGCACGTGAGTTCAAAGTGCCGGTATGGGTTCACCAACTGAAAGAATTTAAAGATAAAACCGAATATGAACAGACCATTTTACAATGCTTACAGGAAGATCAGGTCCAGTTAATTGTCTTGGCCGGTTACATGCGAATAGTGACAAATACGCTATTAAATGCCTATCCACGGGCTATTTTAAATATCCATCCGGCTTTATTGCCAGCGTTTCCTGGTCGTCATGGTATTGAAGATGCACTGTTAGCGGGCGTTAAAATTACTGGAGTGACAATTCATTATGTTGACGCCGGCGTTGACAGCGGCCCAATCATTGCACAGCAGCCAGTTAAAGTGTTACCGCATGATGATTTAGCTAGTCTAGCGAATCGAATTCATCAGGTGGAACATCAACTATATTTTGATAGTCTTTGTCAGGTATTGCAGGATAAAAAATTACTTAAATAA
- the purH gene encoding bifunctional phosphoribosylaminoimidazolecarboxamide formyltransferase/IMP cyclohydrolase, whose product MKTALLSVSDKSGIVDFANGLIQQGFRIISTGGTKKVLETANIAVSSVESITHFPEMLDGRVKTLHPAIHGGLLAKRDNPEHMQTLKDHTIDPIDLVAVNLYPFKETILKPAVTQEQAVEQIDIGGPSMLRSAAKNFAAVLTVVDPADYQTVLNALESNTDDGRFRQRMAYKVFQHTGAYDALIAQYLGQTLDNEFPDELTLTFNKLQALRYGENSHQKAAFYADSIPPQFSIAAAKQLHGKELSYNNIKDADAGLKMSAEFDQSAVVAVKHMNPCGIGLGENIEQAWDRAFSADSTSIFGGIIVLNRPVDLATAEKMHKLFLEIIIAPSFEPQAYDVLAKKKNLRILTVDFNAKPKQALETVSVMGGVLRQEQDLTIETQADFQVVSKRQPTKQEMKALVFGQIVAKHVKSNAIVVATDKQTLGIGAGQMNRIGSVEIAIKQAQLAPTYSEAVLASDAFFPMDDCVEYAAKHAIKAIVEPGGSIKDQASIDKANALGISLVFSGRRHFRH is encoded by the coding sequence ATGAAAACAGCATTGTTAAGTGTCTCAGATAAAAGTGGTATCGTTGATTTTGCAAATGGATTAATCCAGCAAGGATTCAGAATTATCTCAACTGGTGGCACTAAAAAAGTATTGGAGACCGCTAATATTGCGGTTAGCAGTGTTGAATCAATTACCCATTTTCCTGAAATGTTAGATGGACGCGTTAAAACATTACATCCAGCTATTCATGGCGGTTTATTAGCGAAACGAGACAACCCCGAACATATGCAAACGTTAAAGGACCATACAATTGATCCAATTGACTTAGTGGCTGTTAATTTGTATCCGTTTAAAGAAACTATTTTAAAACCAGCTGTAACTCAAGAACAAGCAGTCGAACAAATTGATATTGGTGGTCCTAGTATGCTAAGGTCAGCGGCTAAAAACTTTGCCGCTGTTTTAACCGTGGTTGACCCTGCTGACTATCAAACTGTTTTAAATGCCTTGGAATCAAATACAGATGATGGTCGATTTAGACAACGAATGGCCTACAAAGTATTTCAACACACGGGAGCATACGATGCACTAATTGCCCAATACTTAGGACAAACACTGGATAATGAGTTTCCAGATGAACTGACATTAACGTTCAATAAGTTACAAGCTTTGCGGTATGGTGAAAATAGCCATCAAAAAGCAGCATTTTATGCCGATTCCATTCCACCACAATTTTCAATTGCCGCCGCTAAACAGCTACATGGCAAAGAATTATCATACAACAATATTAAGGACGCCGATGCAGGCCTTAAGATGAGCGCAGAGTTTGACCAGTCGGCTGTTGTGGCGGTTAAACACATGAATCCATGTGGTATCGGGTTAGGAGAAAATATTGAACAAGCTTGGGATCGGGCGTTTAGTGCTGATTCGACATCTATTTTCGGCGGCATTATTGTACTAAATCGTCCTGTAGATTTAGCCACGGCCGAAAAAATGCATAAGCTTTTTTTGGAAATTATCATCGCTCCTAGCTTTGAACCGCAAGCTTATGATGTTTTGGCCAAAAAGAAAAACTTACGGATACTAACAGTCGATTTTAATGCCAAACCAAAGCAGGCGCTGGAAACGGTATCCGTAATGGGTGGTGTTTTACGACAAGAACAAGATTTAACTATTGAAACGCAAGCTGACTTTCAGGTTGTTTCAAAGCGGCAACCAACAAAACAGGAAATGAAAGCATTGGTATTTGGACAAATTGTAGCTAAACACGTCAAAAGCAATGCAATTGTGGTAGCAACAGACAAGCAAACATTAGGAATTGGTGCCGGTCAAATGAATCGAATTGGTTCGGTTGAGATTGCGATTAAGCAAGCACAGTTAGCACCAACATATAGTGAGGCAGTTCTCGCGTCCGATGCATTTTTCCCAATGGATGATTGTGTTGAATATGCTGCTAAACACGCGATTAAGGCCATTGTTGAACCTGGCGGTAGCATCAAGGACCAGGCCTCAATTGATAAGGCGAATGCTTTAGGAATTTCGCTGGTGTTCTCAGGACGTCGCCATTTCCGTCATTAA